The proteins below come from a single Betaproteobacteria bacterium genomic window:
- a CDS encoding alanine--glyoxylate aminotransferase family protein produces the protein CLCALETVFADMGAGARFGAAEAAAYHAYALNPTHSRSKKVAAA, from the coding sequence TGTGCCTGTGCGCGCTGGAGACGGTTTTCGCCGACATGGGTGCGGGCGCGCGCTTCGGTGCGGCGGAAGCCGCCGCCTATCACGCCTACGCGTTGAATCCGACACACTCACGGTCGAAGAAGGTCGCAGCGGCCTGA